The sequence TCCTCGCGCATATTCTCGTAGAAAAGGACCAGGGGTTTTCGGGTGAAGGTATTCTCGATGATGGAGAGCTTGTTGGAGTAGTCGAGATCCGCCTGCTTCCAAAGTCCTTCGTTCTTTTCGATATCGAAAAATTCTTCGAAGGGGATCTGAATTCCATTCTTGGCAAATCGTCGATACTGCGAGGCGATCCATCCATCGTGCCTTCGGAAGACGACGATCGCACGCGTGTCGGGATAGTGGACCGCGAATTTCTCGATCTCTTCCTGTAGCTGCTGGTCGAATTCCCGCGACAGCAAATGTCGTGGCGAGGCATCTCGCGCGATGATTTTAGGGGCTTTGGGGTACCGCGTGCGCTGGACGTAGTGGATGCCGCGGAGTTTGGGAAAGAACTGGTATTGCAAATAAGTGGTGGCAGTCTTTCCCAAGCCGACGTGGAAGAAAACTTCTTTTGCTGAGGACTCTTGTGCCATGTGCAAACCGCCGATCGCGTGAATCGGAAAAGTCCGGAACCTTAGTCATAAACGCTCGGCTTCGCAATCCGTTGTCCTACCGACGGCGGGGGTCTCGGCCCGGTATGGGTTTTTCCCGGGTTTAAATGCAGGTAGGGGGAGGGCATGGCGAAAGCGCGCACACGGCGGACTCTGATGGCCCTCGGTTTTTTGGGCCTGATCTTTTTCGGGGCGGCATGGTGGCTGCTGGGGATCCGACAGGCTCCGGTGCCGAAACTCGGCGGCGCTCTGACGAGCGAGAGTTTGTCGTGGGAATCCCGAGAGCGAACCTATCAGGTCTACCGCCCTTCACGAGTCCTGCGATCGCCGCCGATTGTTTTCGTGTTGCATGGCTCGATGGGTAATGGCGCGATGGCCCGAACGTCCATGGCGCACGATTTCGATCGGCTTGCTGACGAGGAGGGGTTTCTGGTCGTTTACCCGGATGGGTTTGATGATCACTGGAATGGCTGCCGTGTCGCCGGACCCTATGCGGCCAATCAGCTGGATGTGGATGATGTCGGGTTCTTTCGCGCTATCGTTTCACGTCTGGTGACGGAGGATGATGCCGATCCCGCGGCGGTTTTTGCAACCGGAATCTCCAACGGAGGGCATATGGCGATTCGACTGGCGCTGGAGGCCCCCGATCTGGTGCGGGGCGTGGCGCCGATCGTGGCGTCGATGCCAAGTGACGAGAACCTCGGCTGCGAGGACCGGGGCGCAGGCGTCGCGTTTCTTCTGATCAATGGAACCGAAGACCCCATGAATCCGTATGAGGGCGGCGATGTCGCACTTTTCGGATTGGTGGGAAATCGTGGCGGTGTCCGTTCCACGCCCGAGACGATTCAGATGTTTGCCCAACGCGCGGGCTATGCGGGGGAACCCGAGGTTTCGAATCTTCCGGATGCGGATCCTGACGACGGATCGCGGATCGTACAATACCAATGGGCTGAGGAGGGTCGGCCCGAGGTGATATTGCTCGCAATTTTCGGCGGCGGCCATTCGGTGCCTCATCCCGTCCAGCGCGGACCCCGGTTGCTGGGGCGTACGAATACCGACATTCGCACCGCCGAGGTGGTCTGGGACTTCTTTTCGCGTAATCGAACATAGCTCCTGTAAATCGGCTTATTTCTCGATCTTGCGGGCCTTTGAGGAGCGCGATAGCGTCCCTCCATGTGCTTCTTGAGGTGCGTGTCGGTCGTATTGGCCCTACTCATCGGGAGCATTCCCGGCTTGGCGTCAGATCGTGTGGATTTTACCACTGACGTCCAGCCGATCCTGGCCCAGAACTGCTACGAGTGTCATGGCGATGCCTCACGCAAAGGCGGGCTGCGTCTGACAAATGCGGAAGACGCATTCAGGCCCGGCGATTTTGGTATCCCGGTGATCAGCAGGGGTGATGCTCAGCTCAGCCCCTTGATGGACTTGCTGGTCGCTGAAGACCCGGATGAACGGATGCCCCAAAAAGGGAACGCACTGACCGCGGCCGAGATCGATACAATTCGTCGATGGATCGATCAGGGTGCTGTCTGGCCTGCGGAAGCTGGTTTGTCGGGAACGCATTGGGCCTATCGAGCTCCCGAGCGCCCTCAAATCCCGGGAGGGGTCGACGCTCGAAGTGGCGCAGATGTTCTGGATGCTTTTGTCCAAAGCCGCCTGGTCCGCGAAGGGCTTTCTTCCGCCGGTCGTGGACGTCCGGAGTCTCTAGTCCGTCGGCTGCATTTCGATCTGATCGGTTTGCCGCCGGAGCCCGCCACGGTTCGCGCTTTCGCTGCGGATCCTTCGGAAGCCGCGTGGGTGGCTCTCGTGGATCGGCTACTGGCCAGCCCCCAATTTGGTGAACATTGGGCAACACAATGGTTGGACCTGGCGCGCTATGCCGATTCGACCGGGTTCATGGCTGAGCGAGTCATCTCCAATTGGCTCTACCGTGATTGGGTGGTGGATGCGATCAACCGGGACCTCCCTTTCGATCAATTCTCGATCGAGCAATTAGCCGGCGATCTGCTTGAGGATCCCACCGTTTCCCAGCGCATCGCGACCGGTTTCCATCGCTCGGCGCCCCTGAATCTCGAAGCCGGAGTGCGCGAGGAAGAGGCCCGGGTCCAACAAGTCCTCGATAACGTGAATACAACCGGTACGGTCTGGATGGCTTCGACGGTCGCCTGTGCCCAATGTCACGACCATAAATTCGACCCGATCACTCAGGAGGAATATTTCCAGCTCTATTCATTTTTCAATGGAGCCAGAGCCGGGGTGCGCAGCAAGGATGGCACAGGTGGGGTGGCTCTGATGCCAGGGGGAGCTCATCTCCTTCTGGCTGCACCGGGCAGCGAGGTGGTCCACGAGCAAGCCTGGCGGGAATTCCGTCTGGGTTTTGAAGCCCTCGATATTTCCGGGGGCACTCGATTTACGGGGTCGCCCGCGCTGGCAGCGAAGTTGGCAGAGTTCCGGCGGACTGGAGACTCCTGGCAATTCCGGAACCAGTTGCTCGTGGTGTCGAGTGAAGCGGCCTTGGCGGAGCTCACGCGCCGCCGGGATGCTGATTGGTTCGAGACCTGGCTGTCGCATGTTGCCCCTCGAATCGATGCGATGGAGAACTCCTATGCCGATCTGCAAGTTTCGAGCGAAGCCGCCGATGCCGCTGTGGGGAAGGGTGCGGCCGCGGCTGTCTCTTGCGTAAAGGTCGTCGGGGAACCGGAGACTCTTACCGACGCGGGCTTCGATCTCGTTTTTCCGGCGGGTACGTGGACAGCCATTCGCATGGAGATAAACCCTCCGCGCAAGCGCCCGGGATCGCTTCTGCTCGCAGAGGTGTCACTGGAGTTGCCCGAAGAACCCGGGCGTTCGCTGCTGGGCCGGGCCAGAGTTTCTGCTCCCGCTGCTCGCCACCTGAACCCTGCGGTCCTTATCGATGGCAACCCGTCGACCCATTGGCGCGTGAAGAGTTGGAAGGCGTGGCAAGAACCTAGCATCATGCTGAGTCTGGCAGAACCGCTTACCACCCGCGCCGGGGAGACACTCTCGTTGCGTTGGGGCTTTCGAGCCCTCCGTCCGGCCGAGCAGCATCAGATCTGTTTTTCTGCGACCGACGCTGCAGCAGATCTTCTGGTCCTGAGTGAATCTAACCGCGAGGCACTCAGCGAGGGTAAATGGCGCTCTTTGAACCAGGACCAGAAGAGACGGGTGCAAGCAGAGGTGGCGGTCACTCATTTCCCACGACTGGCTGCCCTTCTGGCAAAAGCGGAACGCCAAGTGGCCAGGGCCCCTAAATTCGGCAAGGCGCTGGTGATGGAGGAATCTGAGGACGTCCGCGTCGCGCGAATCTTTGAGCGAGGAGATCCTCATATCCTCGGAGCAGAGGTGATCTCTGACACGCCCGCCAGCTTGCATCCCTTCCCTCCAGACGCCCCGCGTAACCGACTGGGTTTTGCTCGTTGGTTGGTTGCCGAGGAGAACCCGCTCGCCGCAAGGGTCGCCGTGAACCGCTGGTGGGGCCAGATATTCGGCGCGCCGATTGTGTCCACACCCGAGGACTTCGGTATTCGGGGGGCCCGCCCCACGCATCCGGAGCTTCTGGATTGGTTGGCAATTGAATTGGTCGCGTCGAATTGGAGTCGCAAGGAGATGATTCGTCAGATGGTGCTCTCCGAGACCTATCGCCGATCGCTGCAGCCGGCGTTCCCGGAGGTTCTGGAGAGGGATCCCGAGAACAGGTTTTTGGCCCGCAGCAGCCACCGCCGACTCTCTGCCGAGGCCATTCGGGATAATGCACTGAAAATCAGCGGTTTGCTTGTAGCGACCGTGGGTGGTCCCGCGGTTTATCCGCCGCAGCCCCGAGGGGTTGTCTTGCGCAACGGGCTTGTTTTCGAGCCCTATATCCCCTCGCTCGGTGCGGATGTGTACCGACGCGGCCTCTACACCGCATGGCGAAGAAGCGCGCCTCCGCCCAATGCGATGACCTTCGGGGCGAGCGAGCGCACGGCCTGTCGGATGACGCGCAGCGAGATGAACACCCCCTTGCAGGCGCTGGTCCTTTTGAATGACGATGTTTTCTCGGAGGCTGCATTGGCATTTGCCGAACGCATTCTGGATGAGACCCCGGGTGAAAGCGATGCTGATCGATTGGAGTTCTCGTTCTTTGCCGCGCTTTCGCGTGCCCCCGACGAGAGGGAGCGTGAGACGCTCCTCGATTTTCTCGAGCAGCGTCGGCTGCAACTGACGGCATCTCCGGGCGAGGCCGAAGCTCTTCTGAAGCAACCCCGTCGCCCGCGACGGGACGATCTTCCGGTCACCGAGCTGGCCAGCTGGTTTGGTGTCGCGCGTGTTCTGCTGAATTTGGACGAGGTGATTCATCGTGGGTGAACGCAAGCCGGAATCCGGGCAGAAGGCCGCTGGCCTGGCCACGCGGCGCGAGGTTTTGGGCGGTGGGCTCGGACTGGCAGGCCTTCTGGCGGCAGGTCGCTGGCCGCAGGTGGCCACAGCGGGCATCCGCCCGCCGGCTCGGGCCAAGAATATTATCTATATCTTTCTCGCCGGGGGCATGTCCCAGCTGGACACCTTCGATCCCAAGCCCGAGTTGGCTCGCCTGGATGGGCAGCTCTGCCCCGATGAGCTCTATGAGGGTAAACGCCTGGCGTTTATTCGGTCGCATCCCAAGATTCTCGGCTCTCCCTATACGTTCAAAAAGCATGGTCAGTCGGGTGCTGAAGTTTCCGAACTCATGCCGCACCTGGCCGAGGTCGTCGATGATCTGACGTTCATCAAGTCGATGCATTGCGACGAGTTCAACCACGGCCCGGCACAGCTGCAGCTTGCGACCGGGGTCGGGCGGTTCGGGCGACCAAGTCTGGGGGCCTGGCTGGATTACGCAATCGGTTCCGAGAATCAGGATCTTCCCGGGTTCGTAAACCTGCTCGGCTCCGTTGACGTTCCGGCCGCGGCCGGCGCACTCTGGGGTTCGGGGATGTTGCCGGGCAAGCATCAGGGGGTTCGATTTGCCTCGCCCTGGTCGCCTGTATTCTATCTGCGAAATCCATCTGGTGTTTCCGAGACGATGCAGCAGCAGGATGTTGCGACCGTGAATGCACTCAACGAGATTGCCTT is a genomic window of Candidatus Binatia bacterium containing:
- a CDS encoding PHB depolymerase family esterase; amino-acid sequence: MAKARTRRTLMALGFLGLIFFGAAWWLLGIRQAPVPKLGGALTSESLSWESRERTYQVYRPSRVLRSPPIVFVLHGSMGNGAMARTSMAHDFDRLADEEGFLVVYPDGFDDHWNGCRVAGPYAANQLDVDDVGFFRAIVSRLVTEDDADPAAVFATGISNGGHMAIRLALEAPDLVRGVAPIVASMPSDENLGCEDRGAGVAFLLINGTEDPMNPYEGGDVALFGLVGNRGGVRSTPETIQMFAQRAGYAGEPEVSNLPDADPDDGSRIVQYQWAEEGRPEVILLAIFGGGHSVPHPVQRGPRLLGRTNTDIRTAEVVWDFFSRNRT
- a CDS encoding PSD1 and planctomycete cytochrome C domain-containing protein — its product is MASDRVDFTTDVQPILAQNCYECHGDASRKGGLRLTNAEDAFRPGDFGIPVISRGDAQLSPLMDLLVAEDPDERMPQKGNALTAAEIDTIRRWIDQGAVWPAEAGLSGTHWAYRAPERPQIPGGVDARSGADVLDAFVQSRLVREGLSSAGRGRPESLVRRLHFDLIGLPPEPATVRAFAADPSEAAWVALVDRLLASPQFGEHWATQWLDLARYADSTGFMAERVISNWLYRDWVVDAINRDLPFDQFSIEQLAGDLLEDPTVSQRIATGFHRSAPLNLEAGVREEEARVQQVLDNVNTTGTVWMASTVACAQCHDHKFDPITQEEYFQLYSFFNGARAGVRSKDGTGGVALMPGGAHLLLAAPGSEVVHEQAWREFRLGFEALDISGGTRFTGSPALAAKLAEFRRTGDSWQFRNQLLVVSSEAALAELTRRRDADWFETWLSHVAPRIDAMENSYADLQVSSEAADAAVGKGAAAAVSCVKVVGEPETLTDAGFDLVFPAGTWTAIRMEINPPRKRPGSLLLAEVSLELPEEPGRSLLGRARVSAPAARHLNPAVLIDGNPSTHWRVKSWKAWQEPSIMLSLAEPLTTRAGETLSLRWGFRALRPAEQHQICFSATDAAADLLVLSESNREALSEGKWRSLNQDQKRRVQAEVAVTHFPRLAALLAKAERQVARAPKFGKALVMEESEDVRVARIFERGDPHILGAEVISDTPASLHPFPPDAPRNRLGFARWLVAEENPLAARVAVNRWWGQIFGAPIVSTPEDFGIRGARPTHPELLDWLAIELVASNWSRKEMIRQMVLSETYRRSLQPAFPEVLERDPENRFLARSSHRRLSAEAIRDNALKISGLLVATVGGPAVYPPQPRGVVLRNGLVFEPYIPSLGADVYRRGLYTAWRRSAPPPNAMTFGASERTACRMTRSEMNTPLQALVLLNDDVFSEAALAFAERILDETPGESDADRLEFSFFAALSRAPDERERETLLDFLEQRRLQLTASPGEAEALLKQPRRPRRDDLPVTELASWFGVARVLLNLDEVIHRG
- a CDS encoding DUF1501 domain-containing protein, encoding MGERKPESGQKAAGLATRREVLGGGLGLAGLLAAGRWPQVATAGIRPPARAKNIIYIFLAGGMSQLDTFDPKPELARLDGQLCPDELYEGKRLAFIRSHPKILGSPYTFKKHGQSGAEVSELMPHLAEVVDDLTFIKSMHCDEFNHGPAQLQLATGVGRFGRPSLGAWLDYAIGSENQDLPGFVNLLGSVDVPAAAGALWGSGMLPGKHQGVRFASPWSPVFYLRNPSGVSETMQQQDVATVNALNEIAFARGGNPETATRMAQYDLALRMQKALPEAADLSQESQATKADYGVRLNPTSFATQCLLARRLVERDVRMVQVINSGWDHHSNIFRFIKPSSRKVDRPIAALIRDLKQRGLLDETLVVCATEFGRTPIAQGIGLGGEKAIPGRDHQRDAFTVWMAGAGLKPGMTYGKTDELGHQVVENPVHVHDLNATILHLMGLDHEQVTFRYEGRDHRLTDVHGHVVRDILA